One window of the Colletotrichum lupini chromosome 9, complete sequence genome contains the following:
- a CDS encoding FAT domain-containing protein, producing MATQQQIALERLDNLVRDLRSRSSDEVRKRAALQLRELVLVCHRDLPLDQFNTIYGQVNNKITQLISHGNDSSERLGGVYALDALVDIEVSEQSTKMFARFNQNLKTILRGKDINPMQAAAIALGKMCRPGGSMISELVESETQMALEWLQSERVEERRYSAALVLRELARQAPTLMYNYVGLVLDLIWNSLRDNRHLIRATSAETVAACFRIIRERDQELKQTWMEKAYAELMRGLQHGTVEYIHASLLMLKELLEQGGMFMQDHYPEACEIVLRYKDHRDVTIRKTVVLLIPDLASYSPAEFDRSYLHKFMVYLSGMLKKDKERNDAFLAIGNIANSVKSAIAPYLDGVMTHVREGLSLAARKRGSVDAVFECISRLAVAVGQTLSKYMEALLDPIFECDLTPKLTQALVDMAFYIPPAKDTIQNRLLDMLSMVLCGEPFKPLGAPHPNTLTAVPAVPKDSKDPLAYEHRKAEVKLALNTLGSFDFTGHVLNEFVRDVAVKYVEDEDPETREAAALTCCQLYVRDPIVNQTSYHALQVVGDVIERLLTVGVSDPEPNIRRTVLAALDERFDRHLAKAENIRTLFFALNDEVFAIREVAISIIGRLARYNPAYVIPSLRKTLIQLLTELEFSDVARNKEESAKLLSLLVQNAQGLVKPYVDPMMSVLLPKANDPSAAVAATILRAIGELATVGGEEVLPYKDKLMPLIIEALQDQSSNNKREAALHALGQLASNSGYVIEPYLEYPQLLELLQGIIRTEGQRGPLRQETIKLMGILGALDPYKYQQVEQRRPDAQRRVETTQMTDISLMMTGLTPSSKEYFPTVVINALLQILKDNSLSSHHASVIEAIMNIFRTLGLECVSFLDRIIPAFLGVIRAADKTRLDSYFSQLATLVSIVRQHIRNFLPEIVEICQEFWNTTTNLQSTIMSLVEAISRSLEGEFKIYLAGLLPLMLGVLEKDTTTRRTPSEKVLHAFLVFGSSAEEYMHLIIPVIVRTFEKQGQPPPLRKQAIETIGKITYQVNLNDYAAKIIHPLTRILGSGDIALRIAALDTLCALIQQLGKDYLHFMGTVNKVLALHQIQHQNYDLLVNKLQKGEVLPQDLGGGDRFVDRVDDQAAFADLGAKKLEMNAIHLKQAWDTKGKSTKEDWQEWLRRFSTTLLTESPNHALRACAALASSYLPLARELFNSAFVSCWSELYEQFQDELIQNIESAIKSENVPPDLLGLLLNLAEFMEHDDKALPIDIRVLGREAARCHAYAKALHYKELEFLQDQSSGAVEALIVINNQLQQSDAAIGILRKAQLYKEGIQLRETWFEKLERWEEALAFYSKRESEVPEDKPVPVEIIMGKMRCLHALGEWEALAGIAGTTWANSSPDVQRLIAPLATAAAWGLSKWDSMDNYLQSMKRYSTDRSFFGAILALHRNQFREAVNCVQQAREGLDTELSALVSESYNRAYQVVVRVQMLAELEELIVYKQTDDKKKATMRRTWETRLKGCQRNVEVWQRMLRLRNLVITPTENMHMWIKFANLCRKSGRMGLAEKSLKSIIGVEAPLETLIPYWNERQQPNAAMPRNIPSQVIYAMLKYEWEVGQQPAFRTSGIAERTLYCLRKFTNDSAHRYEATKAHLTAQAPNGMDLSSDYGFPHQIDPSLMNPQTQKALYDQTVLLAKCYLRQGEWLIDLNKENWQYEHVQDILTSYSQATKYNPRWYKAWHAWALANFEIVQALSTRGERTDHMVVEHVVPAVRGFFKSIALSAGSSLQDTLRLLTLWFTHGASADVNAAVTEGFTNVSVDTWLEVIPQLIARINQPTRRVQQSIHSLLADVGRAHPQALVYPLTVAMKSSQNTRRSRSAAQIMDSMRQHSANLVSQADIVSHELIRVAVLWHEQWHEGLEEASRLYFGDHNIEGMFATLEPLHDQLERGPETLREISFTQAFGRDLTEAREWCRQYEASRDVNDLNQAWDLYYQVFRRISRQLPQLTTLELPYCSPKLLAAKDLDLAVPGTYRSGQPIVRIMEFEGTFTVINSKQRPRKLNISGSDGVSYAFLLKGHEDIRQDERVMQLFGLCNTLLANDSECYKRHLNIQRYPAIPLSQNSGLLGWVPNSDTLHVLIREYRESRKILLNIEHRIMLQMAPDYDNLTLMQKVEVFGYALDNTTGQDLYRVLWLKSKSSEAWLERRTNYTRSLGVMSMVGYILGLGDRHPSNLMLDRVTGKIIHIDFGDCFEVAMKREKYPERVPFRLTRMLTYAMEVSNIEGSFRITCEHVMRVLRDNKDSVMAVLEAFIHDPLLTWRLTNAASPAGPNFRSERETSLAGPQAARARRPSVLDADVAPSELLATGDPGMPGGPVARSRSRTNSSMAHEGSVVNGNNGPDPTEIQNARAVEVLDRVSQKLTGKDFKPNEELDVINQVNKLITEATKLENLCQHYIGWCSFW from the exons ATGGCGACCCAACAGCAGATCGCCCTCGAGCGACTTGACAATCTTGTCAGGGACTTGAGGTCTCG ATCCTCAGACGAAGTCAGGAAGCGTGCAGCGCTGCAGCTTAGAGAGCTGGTGCTAGTCTGTCATCGAG ACCTTCCCCTCGATCAATTCAACACCATCTACGGTCAGGTCAACAACAAGATCACCCAGCTCATCTCCCACGGAAATGACTCTTCCGAACGCCTGGGCGGCGTCTACGCCCTCGATGCCCTCGTCGATATTGAAGTTTCCGAGCAATCGACAAAAATGTTTGCTCGCTTCAACCAGAACCTCAAAACCATCCTGCGCGGCAAGGATATCAACCCCATGCAGGCCGCCGCGATCGCTCTGGGAAAAATGTGCCGGCCAGGCGGTTCTATGATAAGCGAGCTGGTCGAGTCCGAAACCCAGATGGCCCTCGAGTGGCTGCAGAGCGAAAGAGTCGAGGAACGCCGATACAGTGCCGCTCTTGTCTTGCGCGAGCTTGCCAGGCAGGCACCTACACTCATGTACAACTATGTCGGCCTGGTCTTGGACCTCATCTGGAACAGCTTGAGAGACAATCGCCACCTCATCCGCGCCACCTCCGCAGAAACCGTCGCCGCATGCTTCCGGATCATTAGAGAGCGAGACCAGGAACTCAAGCAGACGTGGATGGAGAAGGCTTACGCCGAACTTATGCGCGGGCTGCAGCACGGCACCGTCGAGTACATCCACGCCTCTCTTCTTATGTTGAAGGAGCTTCTGGAACAAGGCGGCATGTTCATGCAGGACCACTACCCCGAAGCCTGCGAAATCGTCCTGCGTTACAAGGACCACCGCGACGTCACCATCCGTAAGACCGTCGTCTTACTTATCCCAGACCTCGCGAGCTACTCTCCCGCAGAGTTTGACCGAAGTTACCTCCACAAGTTCATGGTCTACCTCTCTGGTATGCTGAAAAAGGACAAGGAGAGGAACGACGCGTTTCTTGCTATCGGCAACATCGCAAACTCGGTCAAGAGCGCCATCGCCCCGTATCTCGACGGTGTTATGACCCACGTCAGAGAAGGGCTTAGCTTGGCAGCTCGCAAGAGAGGTTCGGTCGACGCAGTCTTTGAGTGCATAAGTCGCCTCGCTGTTGCCGTTGGCCAGACCCTCAGCAAATACATGGAGGCTCTCCTCGACCCAATCTTCGAATGCGACCTGACACCAAAACTGACGCAGGCCCTCGTCGATATGGCTTTCTACATCCCGCCGGCCAAGGATACCATCCAGAACCGATTGCTCGATATGCTCAGCATGGTCCTTTGTGGAGAACCTTTCAAGCCCCTGGGAGCCCCTCACCCAAACACTCTTACAGCTGTGCCCGCTGTTCCCAAGGATTCAAAAGATCCTTTGGCCTACGAGCATCGCAAAGCAGAGGTCAAGCTTGCACTCAACACCCTTGGCAGCTTTGACTTCACGGGACACGTTCTCAATGAGTTTGTCCGTGACGTCGCTGTGAAGTACGTTGAGGATGAAGATCCAGAAACAAGAGAGGCTGCTGCTCTTACTTGCTGCCAGCTTTACGTGCGGGACCCCATTGTCAACCAGACTAGTTATCATGCACTGCAGGTTGTTGGCGATGTGATAGAGCGATTGCTTACTGTGGGCGTATCGGACCCTGAGCCGAATATTAGACGGACAGTCCTTGCTGCCCTCGACGAGCGTTTCGATAGGCATTTGGCCAAGGCAGAGAACATCCGCACCCTGTTCTTTGCCCTCAACGATGAAGTCTTTGCCATCAGAGAGGTTGCAATCTCGATTATTGGTCGTCTTGCCCGATACAATCCGGCATACGTCATCCCCTCTTTGCGCAAGACCCTTATCCAGCTTCTCACCGAGCTTGAGTTCTCTGATGTTGCGAGAAACAAGGAGGAGAGTGCCAAGCTACTCAGCTTGTTGGTTCAAAACGCCCAAGGACTGGTCAAGCCATATGTCGACCCAATGATGTCCGTCCTCTTGCCCAAGGCCAATGACCCCAGCGCTGCTGTGGCTGCGACAATCCTGAGGGCCATTGGCGAGCTTGCCACTGTCGGAGGCGAGGAAGTGTTGCCATACAAGGACAAGCTGATGCCCCTCATCATTGAAGCTCTACAAGATCAGAGCTCAAACAACAAGCGCGAGGCTGCCCTGCATGCTCTCGGCCAGCTGGCCAGCAACTCCGGTTATGTGATTGAGCCTTACCTGGAATACCCGCAGCTCCTGGAGCTACTCCAAGGCATCATTCGAACAGAAGGCCAACGCGGACCTCTTCGACAGGAAACCATCAAGCTGATGGGTATTCTGGGAGCTTTGGACCCCTACAAGTACCAACAAGTAGAGCAGCGTCGGCCGGATGCTCAGAGACGTGTTGAGACCACGCAAATGACGGACATTTCTCTCATGATGACTGGTCTCACTCCATCCAGCAAGGAGTACTTTCCGACAGTTGTCATCAATGCTCTCCTGCAGATCCTCAAGGACAACTCCCTCTCGAGTCATCATGCATCTGTGATCGAGGCGATCATGAACATCTTCCGCACCCTTGGCTTGGAGTGTGTGTCTTTCCTTGATCGGATCATCCCCGCCTTCCTGGGTGTAATTCGTGCCGCAGACAAAACTCGCCTGGATTCGTACTTCAGCCAGCTGGCTACTCTGGTGTCAATCGTCCGACAGCACATTCGCAACTTCTTGCCTGAAATTGTCGAGATCTGTCAGGAATTCTGGAACACCACGACCAACCTACAATCGACCATCATGAGCCTGGTGGAGGCCATCTCTCGTTCCTTGGAGGGCGAGTTCAAGATTTACCTGGCAGGCTTGCTGCCTCTCATGCTTGGCGTGCTGGAGAAAGACACCACCACGCGGCGCACGCCTTCTGAAAAGGTTCTCCACGCCTTTCTTGTCTTCGGATCTAGTGCCGAGGAGTATATGCACTTGATCATTCCTGTTATTGTCAGAACGTTCGAGAAGCAAGGGCAGCCCCCTCCGTTGAGAAAGCAGGCGATTGAGACGATTGGCAAGATTACGTATCAGGTCAACTTGAACGACTACGCCGCAAAGATTATCCATCCCCTCACTCGAATTCTCGGCAGTGGGGATATTGCCCTGCGGATCGCAGCTCTAGACACGCTGTGCGCCTTGATCCAGCAACTCGGCAAAGACTATCTTCACTTCATGGGCACGGTCAACAAGGTTCTCGCCCTGCACCAGATCCAGCACCAGAACTATGACTTGCTTGTCAACAAGCTCCAAAAGGGCGAGGTACTCCCGCAGGATCTCGGCGGCGGTGACCGCTTTGTCGACCGGGTCGATGATCAGGCAGCCTTTGCGGATCTGGGTGCGAAGAAGTTAGAGATGAATGCCATTCATCTCAAGCAGGCGTGGGATACGAAGGGCAAGTCAACCAAGGAGGATTGGCAGGAATGGCTTCGTAGATTCTCCACGACCTTGCTCACCGAATCACCCAACCACGCGCTCCGTGCGTGTGCCGCCCTCGCTAGCTCATACCTTCCGCTGGCCCGCGAGCTATTCAACTCCGCCTTCGTGTCTTGCTGGAGCGAGCTTTACGAACAATTCCAAGACGAGCTGATTCAAAATATCGAGAGCGCCATCAAGTCGGAGAACGTACCCCCTGATCTGCTCGGCCTCCTGCTCAACCTCGCCGAGTTTATGGAACACGACGACAAGGCCCTGCCCATCGACATCAGAGTTCTCGGTCGAGAGGCTGCTCGTTGCCACGCTTACGCCAAGGCGCTTCACTACAAGGAGTTGGAGTTCTTGCAGGACCAGAGCAGCGGTGCGGTTGAAGCTCTTATTGTGATCAACAACCAACTCCAGCAGTCTGACGCAGCCATCGGTATCCTCCGTAAAGCACAACTTTACAAAGAGGGGATTCAACTTAGAGAGACGTGGTTCGAAAAGCTGGAGAGATGGGAGGAAGCTCTTGCTTTCTACTCGAAGCGCGAGTCGGAAGTTCCGGAAGATAAGCCCGTTCCTGTCGAGATTATCATGGGTAAAATGCGGTGCTTACACGCTCTCGGCGAGTGGGAAGCTCTTGCTGGTATTGCAGGCACAACCTGGGCCAACTCGTCGCCCGACGTACAGCGCCTCATTGCGCCGCTCGCAACAGCCGCCGCATGGGGCCTCAGCAAGTGGGATTCTATGGACAACTACTTGCAATCCATGAAGCGGTACTCTACTGATCGTTCCTTCTTTGGCGCTATTCTCGCCCTGCACCGCAATCAGTTTAGGGAAGCTGTCAATTGCGTGCAGCAAGCTCGAGAGGGACTTGATACCGAGCTCAGTGCGTTGGTTAGTGAGTCGTACAATCGCGCGTATCAGGTTGTCGTCAGAGTCCAAATGCTGGCCGAGCTAGAAGAGCTCATCGTCTACAAGCAGACAGACGACAAAAAGAAGGCGACAATGCGGCGCACCTGGGAGACGAGACTCAAGGGATGCCAGCGCAACGTGGAGGTTTGGCAGAGAATGCTGCGCCTTCGCAATCTGGTCATTACGCCCACGGAGAACATGCACATGTGGATCAAGTTTGCCAACCTTTGCCGCAAGTCTGGTCGCATGGGCCTGGCCGAAAAGTCTCTGAAGTCAATCATTGGTGTCGAGGCTCCGCTGGAGACCTTGATCCCTTACTGGAACGAGAGACAGCAGCCGAACGCCGCCATGCCGCGAAACATCCCATCGCAGGTCATCTATGCTATGCTCAAGTACGAGTGGGAAGTCGGTCAGCAGCCCGCGTTCCGTACCTCTGGCATTGCTGAGCGCACTTTGTACTGCCTGCGCAAGTTTACAAACGACTCGGCGCACCGCTACGAGGCGACTAAGGCGCATCTCACGGCACAGGCTCCCAATGGAATGGACTTGTCGAGTGACTACGGATTCCCGCACCAGATCGACCCCAGTCTGATGAATCCTCAGACTCAAAAGGCACTCTACGACCAGACCGTTCTGTTGGCCAAGTGCTACCTGCGCCAGGGTGAATGGCTCATCGACCTGAACAAGGAGAACTGGCAGTACGAGCACGTCCAGGATATCTTGACCTCGTACTCGCAGGCTACCAAGTACAACCCGCGCTGGTACAAGGCTTGGCACGCTTGGGCTCTGGCCAACTTTGAGATTGTCCAGGCCTTGTCTACTCGTGGTGAGAGAACTGATCACATGGTTGTTGAGCATGTGGTTCCGGCTGTCAGAGGCTTCTTCAAGTCAATCGCGCTGTCTGCGGGAAGCTCTCTGCAGGACACACTCCGCCTTCTGACACTGTGGTTCACGCATGGTGCCAGTGCCGATGTTAATGCCGCCGTCACTGAAGGTTTCACCAATGTCAGCGTCGACACCTGGCTGGAAGTCATTCCCCAGCTCATCGCTCGAATCAACCAGCCGACGCGCCGTGTTCAGCAGTCGATTCATAGCCTCCTCGCAGATGTTGGTAGGGCTCATCCGCAGGCGCTGGTCTACCCGCTGACGGTAGCGATGAAATCTTCGCAAAACACCCGCCGTTCGAGGTCTGCTGCTCAGATTATGGATAGTATGCGTCAACACAGCGCCAACCTCGTTTCCCAAGCCGACATTGTCAGCCACGAGCTTATCAGGGTCGCGGTTCTTTGGCATGAACAATGGCACGAGGGTCTCGAGGAGGCATCGCGACTGTACTTTGGTGATCATAACATCGAAGGCATGTTTGCCACTCTCGAGCCTCTTCATGATCAACTCGAGCGCGGTCCAGAGACTCTTCGCGAGATCTCCTTTACGCAAGCCTTTGGCAGAGATCTCACCGAGGCTCGCGAGTGGTGCCGTCAGTACGAGGCCAGCAGAGACGTCAATGATCTCAATCAGGCTTGGGATCTCTACTATCAAGTATTCCGGCGCATCTCACGACAGTTGCCCCAGCTCACTACGCTTGAGCTACCTTACTGCTCGCCCAAGCTACTGGCCGCCAAGGATCTTGATCTCGCTGTGCCTGGAACTTACCGCAGTGGTCAACCCATTGTCCGCATCATGGAGTTTGAGGGTACCTTTActgttattaatagtaagcAGAGGCCTCGCAAGCTCAACATTAGCGGCAGCGATGGTGTTTCATACGCCTTTTTGCTCAAGGGCCACGAGGATATTCGCCAAGACGAACGAGTTATGCAGTTGTTCGGTTTGTGCAATACCTTGTTGGCGAACGATTCTGAATGTTACAAGCGTCACTTGAACATCCAACGATACCCGGCTATCCCGTTGTCACAAAACTCGGGTCTGCTGGGTTGGGTGCCCAACAGTGACACTCTTCACGTGCTAATAAGGGAATACCGTGAAAGCAGGAAGATTCTCCTTAATATCGAGCATCGCATCATGCTCCAGATGGCTCCCGACTACGACAACCTCACTCTCATGCAGAAGGTTGAAGTGTTCGGCTATGCACTGGACAATACTACTGGCCAGGATCTCTATCGGGTATTGTGGCTTAAGAGTAAGAGTTCAGAAGCATGGCTGGAGCGCCGCACCAATTACACACGCTCTTTGGGCGTCATGTCGATGGTTGGATACATTCTCGGTCTTGGTGACCGTCATCCGTCTAACCTCATGCTCGACCGCGTAACAGGCAAGATCATCCACATCGACTTTGGCGACTGCTTCGAAGTGGCTATGAAACGCGAGAAGTACCCAGAGCGTGTGCCGTTCCGACTGACCCGCATGCTCACCTACGCCATGGAAGTCAGCAACATCGAGGGAAGCTTCCGTATCACCTGCGAGCATGTCATGAGAGTCTTGCGAGACAACAAGGACAGCGTGATGGCTGTCTTGGAAGCG TTCATTCACGATCCTCTCCTGACCTGGCGCCTTACTAATGCTGCCAGTCCGGCGGGACCCAACTTCCGATCTGAACGCGAGACTTCGCTTGCTGGCCCGCAAGCTGCCAGAGCACGCCGCCCCTCTGTTCTCGACGCAGACGTGGCGCCGTCGGAGCTGCTTGCCACAGGAGATCCCGGTATGCCCGGGGGCCCTGTCGCGCGCTCCCGGTCAAGAACAAACTCATCAATGGCACACGAGGGCAGTGTTGTTAATGGCAACAACGGACCGGACCCCACCGAAATCCAGAATGCTCGGGCCGTCGAGGTGCTCGATCGCGTCTCTCAGAAGTTGACTGGCAAGGACTTCAAGCCGAACGAGGAGCTTGATGTAATAAACCAGGTCAATAAGCTCATCACGGAGGCGACAAAGTTGGAGAATCTCTGCCAGCACTACATAGGATGGTGCAGCTTCTGGTAA